A section of the Vulpes vulpes isolate BD-2025 unplaced genomic scaffold, VulVul3 u000000883, whole genome shotgun sequence genome encodes:
- the LOC140597657 gene encoding tubulin-specific chaperone D-like isoform X2, with the protein MLDQMLANGCFDLFTAEQDHPFGVKLLALCKEETRKSKDVQKLRSGVAVFCGMVQFPGDVRRKVLLQLCLLLCHPFPVIRKSTASQVYEMLLTYGDVLPDGVLEEVMAVLGATAWDAELPVVRAQRNRLCDLLGVPRPQLVPKPGTG; encoded by the exons ATGCTGGACCAGATGCTGGCCAATGGGTGCTTCGACCTCTTCACCGCGGAGCAGGA CCACCCCTTCGGCGTGAAGCTGCTGGCGCTCTGTAAGGAGGAGACCAGGAAGTCCAAGGATGTGCAGAAGCTGCGGTCGGGCGTCGCCGT GTTCTGTGGGATGGTGCAGTTCCCGGGGGACGTGAGGAGGAAGGTTCTCCTGCAGTTGTGCCTCCTGCTGTGCCACCCGTTCCCTGTG atCCGGAAGAGCACGGCGAGCCAGGTGTACGAGATGCTGCTCACCTACGGGGACGTGCTGCCTGACGGCGTCCTGGAGGAGGTCATGGCTGTGCTGGGCGCCACGGCCTG ggacGCGGAGCTCCCAGTCGTGAGAGCCCAGCGGAACCGCCTGTGTGACCTCCTCGGCGTGCCCCGA